In the genome of Mercurialis annua linkage group LG8, ddMerAnnu1.2, whole genome shotgun sequence, the window GACTGTATAGTGTTTTGAggtgttaaagataatcccacattgtttaggagaataaatataaatgagtttataagtgtgaaggttcaaccacctattaactagttccagttatgtaacaccccgtattttttccaTCTAGTTCTGTTAAGCCTAAAGGGTACTTTGGGTTTGTTTGAGTGGTTTGACCACTTAGAATCGTggttcgaaggttccaaacctttttattttttgaagtgTCTTGGGTGTGGCCTCGGAGTTTGGAGCGGTTCCGAGCTCGTTTTTAAAAATCGaatttttcatcggaggcagttgCGTTTAGCGGGCGTGATGGGAGGAGTGTCGCGAGCGCGACaggtatcgcgggcgcgatactGGCTGTAGCGGCCGCGACGTAGGGACTGTGCAGATCGCGTTTTCTATTTAAAGACCCCTTAATTCGACCTAAAAACTTTTCCTTCAAAttctaaaaaccctaaacgACCAATATCACTCTGAAAACTATTCTCCTTCATTCCTTAGCATATTTTGGATCCTTGGTTAGTGTTTTCATCAATTGTTTCATGGTTTAAATCCTTTAATCTTGCTCTATCGAATTTTCCATTCATTTTTCTTCGTCTTATGGTATTATAGGCTGATTTGGATATTATATTTTCTGGGTTTTCTCTTCTGATTGTTCTTAGCCCATTTATGAGGTATGTAATCTTTCCCTTATGCTTTGCTTTAGGAATTTGATGATTGTTGTGGTAGATTCATACTTTGGGTTCTATGTAATCTATTTTCTGTTTTCCATGATTTATATATTCTGAAAATCATGATTTGTAGTTATAAATGGCTTATGATTGCACTTATACATTGGGTGAATTGAGATAATTGTTTTAACGATTAAGTATATCAATTGGGTGATGTTTTTGGATTGAAAACTCTGTTTTGAACTTTAATAAAATCTGGAAACTTTACAAAACTTGATCTTAGGTTGATTAGATGCAAATTGTACCTTGGGTATATTAGAGGATTTGGTTATATTAAAGTACTATAACAATTGTGGTTCTAACAAGTTCAATTCACTGTTTTCGAATCTTTTTGAGTGGCTAGAAATGTTTTCAAAAGATTGTTTTTAAGGAACTAAGACAATTACATTGGGTGTTAATTGTTGGTTAATCTATTCAATGACTTGGATTGTTATTTGTCTAGTTATGTGGCTTACTTAGGGTGGGGTTTAATCAAGTTACTAAGGGCtgtaaaagtattttaaaatgatGGTTTTAACTTGTAATAGATTATAGCtctatcttaggttgtggttaaCATTGGTTAAATGGTATATAAGGCATGTAAGGTGCTATATGGTTTTGATATGTTTAGCTAAGTTATTTTCGTTTCAAGATGAATCTTGAAAGgtttgaatcttattgattccaTTTAAATGATGTATTTAAGTGTATATAccttgggtgttacttgccaagtgttggcgaGCTATTTGGGCTAAATTGCTTATTATGTttttggcattattaagttaaggaatgagttcttatttcaaatgactttggtttctatttaaggattggttttaaactctGGCTTTTTACTTTGGTTTaaggttgggtcgggttagacttgtgtcgcccgacatgttgtgttgagctatactgcagttaaagCTAACACACTACTatgggaactgtaattgttttgaaaaaactatttaagtatttaagacaGTGGTTTCGTTTTCAAAgctaagaactcacctaagcttaaatttcctaactttgttatttggtttgaatggAATGCTTTGGATATATATTGGTTGTACTTCGGTTACCttggttgtactttggttgtgttttgagatgctagtcctatgtggtgtctagtattcttagagttaggggttgttcggatattaacttatataatgttttagacccgtcactgctcgtgcttcggagtctacgcagagttagctgtttgccaggatttcacgtggataagcaagcagagagtttgtagtgttatttaccgttttattaagtaccacaagttattttagtatatcaaatgtttatgaactgttttaaggattatggatctgaattggaacgagctactcgataggcttgtatcgagactgtgtgcaccggtaagtactttgggattggctaaCCAATGTCTTGCCTACTTTGTCGTTAGGCATCTCGACCACGGATGGGTGAATGACTTCCTGTACAAGACTCCGTCAAGAAAAGCATAGTACGGGGCTTGTCGCAGGATTTTGTATGCTTTGTCTCTGTCTTCCGGCAGAGTCCCGTCCATCAGGTAATGGGCTATGCCTTGCATCCAATTTTCCAAAGGCTGGGTCAGGAAGATGGTTTCATGATTGTCGATGCTGGAATGCTTTTGAACCGAGAAATGGACCCCTTATATCTTTTCATCCCCTGTTGCTGCTTTGGCCAGTACGTTGGCTTCTTGGTTTTCCAAGCGGGGAACTTGCTCTATCACCCATTTTCCCCCGAGCTCCTGAATCTTGTtcaagaagaacttgactctgtcAACGTATCTTCGCATCTCTGGatcccgagcttcaaaagtacccGGAATTTGACAAACGACCAACTGAGAATCGCTCCTTATCGTTACATGCTCGGCTTTGACCACATTTACCATTCTCAATCCGATTAGCAGAGCCTCATATTCCGCGGCGTTGTTGGACGCCGGGAAATCGAATTTTACCGAGCTCCGGAGTGTAACTCCGTGAGGCCCTCTCAGGACCACGCCTGCTCCAGATCCTTCCAGATTCGCTGCTCCATCGACTTCTAGGACCCACTTTAGAAGTTGTTCATCAGCTTCCTCAGTTTGATCACTGGCCGTGGTCTCGGCTATAAAATCAGAGCAGGTCTCGGTTCATACCGGATGTCGTATCCTCCCAACTGGACCGACCAGCTGACCAGTCGTCCTGACATTTCTGGCCTCTGCAATgcctttctcagaggttggtttGTCCGTACTACTATAATGTGAGCTTCAAAATATCTCCTTAGCTTTTCTGCTGCCACTttcaatgccaaagcaaatttttcaatctttgggtatctgacctccgggcctttcaGGACTCTGCTGAGATAGTAAACTGGGGTTTGCACACCTTTATCTTCCTTGACCAGGACTGCCGATGCTGTCTCATCATTCACCGAGAGATATAAGTACAAGATTTCTCCTGGCTCTGGTCTACCTAGCACCGGGGGTGTGCTGAGGTAAACCTTCAGCTCTTCAAAAGCTGCGTTGCACTCCTCCgtccacttgaaattctttgtatttttcaggattttgaaaaatggcaaacatcgtttggccgaACAACTCATGAACCTTCCCAGCGCCGTGACTCTTCCATTCAACTTTTGTACTTCTTTTACCGAGTTAGGGGCTTTCATGTTCATTACTGCCTTGATTTTCTCAGGGTTTGCCTCGATACCTTTCTCTGAGATGAGGTGCCCAAGAAACTTCCCAGACCGTACTGCGAAAACACACTTCTCCGGGTTCAGCTTAAGGTTGAACTTcttcagcttttcaaaagtttctgccaGGTCCCCCCGCATGATCCTCGATCCCTCTGGATTTCACGACTATGTCGTCTACATAAACCTCGACGTTCTTGCCCAGTTTATCTTTGAAAACgtgattcatgagtctttgataggttgccccagcatttttcaaaccaaaaggcatcttcttgtagcaataTGTCCCCAGATCTGTGGTGAATGCTGTCTTTTCCTCGTCATCCTTGTTCATCGGGATTTGGTGGTATCCCTGAGAAGCATCTAAGAATGCATAGACTGCGAAACTACACGTTGCATCTACCAGTTGGTCGATGTTCGGCAGAGGGAAACTGTCTTTCgggcaggcattgtttagatcagtgaaaactatacaaagcctccatctgCCATTAGATTTCTTGATTAAAACCACATTGGCCAGCCACTCCGGGTAATCCACTTTCCTGATGAACCCGGCTTTCAAAAGCTTCTCCACTTCATCTCGGATAGCAATAtgtttctctagagagaaagttcttttcttttgcttgacaggcttGCACTTAGCATCCACGTTTAACTTGTGCGAGATTATCTTCGGGactacccccccccccccgataTCCTCTGGCTTGTTGGTAAACTCTTCCACGtactgttttatccgagctatgatagcttCTCGGTGCTCGGTTGGCCAATCTACTCCCAGCTTCACACACATCTCAGAGCCCTCTATTAGTTCAATTGTTTCTAAGTTTTCCCGGGGTTTCTGAGCC includes:
- the LOC126661936 gene encoding uncharacterized protein LOC126661936, which encodes MIEDLNDDTAIDAMKDNTSMQVFRDSLITNPVDTYTELMNRAWNYINLDEERQRKVYGMASSVPSKPQSTPRSNRSQDRYRPLNETSGYRGSKSFNAQLSPPSTGPGTKPSFSIGGGTEGYVDRAGVPRQYVPLNTPREQILSWIKHNNEEIRYPPRLVKDGDRSKFCEFHDGYGHETEECGRLRSEIDKLVCQGRLQHFVVAKEGQDRGNTRVNSVRSEPGGSREAQPPSKKTQVTGVINTISGGTLESEYSRKRRKKKQMMVMSVSTGSPWPSIVFGPEDAKGVEFPHEDALIVSAIVGSKWVKRLLVDDGSSVNLLTLSVFLTLGGSKNDLKPVNIPLLGLGGASVCPEGKVELDLELGVEIPQEDGTEGILAEPTRKVHSLFMIVDMPLAYNGILGRPMLYSTGAVTSIRYLMMKIPVENEVITIRGNQTLSRQCYMATMGSTVETMNIDTPELLLREKKAQKPRENLETIELIEGSEMCVKLGVDWPTEHREAIIARIKQYVEEFTNKPEDIGGGGVVPKIISHKLNVDAKCKPVKQKKRTFSLEKHIAIRDEVEKLLKAGFIRKVDYPEWLANVVLIKKSNGRWRLCIVFTDLNNACPKDSFPLPNIDQLVDATCSFAVYAFLDASQGYHQIPMNKDDEEKTAFTTDLGTYCYKKMPFEGSRIMRGDLAETFEKLKKFNLKLNPEKCVFAVRSGKFLGHLISEKGIEANPEKIKAVMNMKAPNSNFKWTEECNAAFEELKVYLSTPPVLGRPEPGEILYLYLSVNDETASAVLVKEDKVAAEKLRRYFEAHIIVVRTNQPLRKALQRPEMSGRLVSWSVQLGGYDIRDQTEEADEQLLKWVLEVDGAANLEGSGAGVVLRGPHGVTLRSSVKFDFPASNNAAEYEALLIGLRMVNVVKAEHVTIRSDSQLVVCQIPGTFEARDPEMRRYVDRVKFFLNKIQELGGKWVIEQVPRLENQEANVLAKAATGDEKI